The DNA segment CATTCCCTTGTAATTCCAAATAACGTACTAGCTTTTCTGCGCAGCAGCATCCGTCTTAGCTTTCGGCAAACGGAATGTTGCTGTCGAGATACATCCCAGTATGCCTTCACTATTGTGAACCTCAGCACGTAAAGTCATCGTACGGAATGTTTCATGCAGCGGATAAGCAGTTACGATCAATTCGCCTTTGGTCATCGGACTGAGAAAATTCACATTCAAATGGGTTGTTACGCCCTCCCGTCCGCCCTTCGTGGCCGTTACGAGCGTTCCCATAGCCTGATCCATCATCGAAGACAATACGCCCCCATGGACAATACCCATGGAATTAAGATGTGATTCCGTAGCGGTGAGGCCGATTTCCACACGTTGACTGTCTGCCGATAACAGGCGGAGGCCAAGCATTCCCCAAAAAGTTTTCTCGCTGCGGGAAATAATATCCGTCCAATCCATTATCGTCCCCCCTATTCTGAACGGGCTCATTTACAGTAACCCTTCTAGATGTAGTATTTCTAAGATGTCATCATTCAAACAATCATACGCGTAATATTCATATTATGAACTAGCTTGAATCTTTGCCTGTTCTATTATATATCGTCAAAAAAAGTGCGAAGGGGAAGCCTCCGCACAGATTAATGATAACTTACTCACCATACCCTGAGGTCGGA comes from the Paenibacillus lentus genome and includes:
- a CDS encoding PaaI family thioesterase; this encodes MDWTDIISRSEKTFWGMLGLRLLSADSQRVEIGLTATESHLNSMGIVHGGVLSSMMDQAMGTLVTATKGGREGVTTHLNVNFLSPMTKGELIVTAYPLHETFRTMTLRAEVHNSEGILGCISTATFRLPKAKTDAAAQKS